cacacactagggacaatttttacgtttaccaagtcaattaaccgacaaagttgtacgtctttggagtgtgggaggacactgaagatctcggggaaaacccacgcaggtcacggggagaacgtacaaactccgcacagacggcggccgtagtcgggatggaacccgggtctccggcgctgcatttgctgtaaggcggcaactctaccgctgtgccaccgtgaccgcccatgtgataataaagtattcattcatttggCTCcatcagcttacaacccagtggtatttctctacctagtcatcctgctagttccactgttcacatccttgcatCACCTTCATTCTCATCTCTTCTCCAGCCCGCATTGATCGtacatagactcaaaatgctgcagtaactcagctgggacaggcagcatctccagagagaaggaatgggtgacgtttcgggtcgagtcagtctgaagaagggtgtcgacccgaaacgtcacccattccttctatccagagatgctgcctgacccgctgaggtactccagcgctttgtgtctatgtaAGATACATTGTATGATATGTgtccagggcgtgcagcgtaggtttactaggttaattcccggaatggcgggactatcatatgttgaaagactggagcgactaggcttggaatttagaagggtgagaggagatcttattgaaacgtataagattattaaggggttggacacgttagaggcaggaaacatgttcccaatgttgggggagtccagaaccaggggccacgcagtttaagaataaggggtcggccatttagaactgagatgaggaaaaactttttcagtcagagagttgtgaatctgtggaattctctgcctcagaaggcagtggaggccaattctctgaatgctttcaagagagagctggatagagctcttaaggatagcggagtcagggggtatggggagaaggcaggaacggggtactgattgagaatgatcagccatgatcacattgaatggcggtgggtacaggctcgaagggccaaatggcctcctcctgcacctattggcggtgctggctcgaagggctgaatggcctactcctgcacctattgtctattgcctattgcctattgtcttcctgtctctgactacatccaatctttcccccgccccctcccctgacatcaatctgaagaagagtctcgacccggaatgtcatcACCCATtcggattccttctctcccgagatgctgcccgacccgctgagttactccagcgctttgtgtctgccTTACCCACCAGCGTGCGGGATGGCGATGCTTTCCGAAGGCTAGATTTTCAGGCTGTCTTTGTTGGCGTAGTCCTCCCGCCAGCCCctgtccgcgcgcctgccgaggcgCACCGAGGCGTAGAGGTCGGACGAGCCGAGGTCGAGGAGCTGGGTGTTTGAGGTTGGCGAGGGCAGGTCGCTGTGGCCGCTGTCTTTGCGTGTCCCCACGCTCACCTCCGATGCCTGGCTGATCGCGAGCATGTTCAAGATGTCGGTGTACTGCGTGTTACTTTGCTCTCTGCCCTGACGATCCCGAGACGCCGGCAGTTCCAGCTTGGCGTAGCACACCTGTCGCTGCTCGAAGGGGAAAGCAGAACGCaagtaatttagacaatagacaatagacaataggtgcaggagtaggccattcagcccttcgagccagcaccgccattcaatgtgatcatggctgatcactctcaatcagtaccccgttcctgccttctccccgtaccccctcactccgctatccttaagagctctatctagctctctcttgaaagcatccaacgaactggcctccactgccttctgaggcagagaattccacagattcgcaactgtctgactgaaaaggtttttcctcatctcagttctaaatggcctaccccttattcttaaactgtgtggcccctggttctggactcccccaacattgggaacatgtttcctgcctctaacgtgtccaaccccttaataatcttatacgtttcgataagatctccgtctaaattccagtgtatacaagcccagtcgctccagtctatcaaaatatgacagtcccgccatcccgggaattgacctagtaaaccttcgctgcacgccctcaatagcaagaatatccttcctcaaatttgaagaccaaaactgcacacagtactccaggtgcggtctcactagggccctgtacaactgcagaaggacctcttttctcctacactcaactcctcttgttatgaaggctaacattccattggctttcttcactgcctgctgtacctgcatgcttcctttcagtgactgatgcactaggacacccagatctcgttgtacgtccccttttcctaacttgacaccattcagataatactctgccttcctattcttaccaccaaagtggataacctcacacttatccacattaaactgcatctgccatgcatccgcccactcacacaacctgtccaagtcaccctgcaacctcatagcatcttcctcacagttcacactaccacccagctttgtatcatctgcaaatttgctaatggcacttttaatcccttcatccaagtcattaatgtatattgtaaaaagctgcggtaccccactagttactgcctgccattctgaaagggacccatttatccccactctttgctttctgtctgtcaaccaattttctttccatgtcagtaccctacctccaataccatgtgctctaatttttcccactaatctcctatgtggaaccttgtcaaaggctttctgaaagtcaaggtacaccacatccaccggctctcccctgtcaattttcctagttacatcctcaaagaattccagaagattagtcatgcatgatttccccttcgtaaatccatgctggctcggaacgatcctgttactgctatccaaatgctccgcaattttgttttttttataattgactccagcatcttccccaccactgatgtcagactaactggtctataattccccgttttctctctcccacctttcttaaaaagtgggacaacattagttaccctccaatccacaggaactaatcctgaatcgatagaacattggaaaatgatctatagaacattggaaaatgattggaaaataggtccaggaatagaccatgcggcccttcgatccggcaccgccattcaatatgatcatggctgatcatccacaatcagtaccccgtttctgctttctccccatatcccttgattctgttagccctaagagcttaacctcttgaaaacatccagtgaattggcctccactgtcttctgtggcagagaattccacacattcacaactctctgggtgaaaacgtttctcctcatctcagtcctaaatggccgaccccttattcttaaactgtgtgtcacccctggttctggactcccccaacatggggaacattgtttcctgcatctagcctgtccaagtcccaactgcgggtgctgtctgtacggagtttgcacgttctccccgtgacctgcgtggtttttctccaatatcttcagtttcctcccacactccaaagatgtacaggtttgcgggttaattggcttggtataagtgtaaattgtccccagtgtaccctacctccaataccatggaggtagtgttagtgtgcggggatcgctggtcggtggggacttggtgggccgaagggcctgtttccgcactgtatctctaaactaaattaaacttatctatactAAGCACCTGCACTTGATGTAactgccaagaaagcacacaaagGCCATTCTTCCATAGAGACTGAGaacaggagtcaagtcaagtcaattttatttgtatagcacattttaaaatgtgagtataggagtaaagaggtcctactgcagttgtatagggccctggtgagaccacatctggagtattgtgcgcagttttggtctccgaatttgaggaaggacgtccttgctattgaggcagtgcagcgtaggttcaccaggttaatccccgtgatggcgggactgtcatatgaggaaagattggaaagactggtcttgtattcgctggagtttagaaggatgagaggggatcttatagagatgtataaaattataaaaggactggacaagctagatgcaggaaaaatgttcccaatgttggggtagtccagagccaggggccacacagtctaagaataaaggggaggacatttaaaacaggtgagaagaaacgttttcacccagagagttgtgaaatgtggaattctctgccacagaggacagtggaggccaattcactggatgaatttaaaagagagttaggtagagctctaggggctagcggaatcaagggatatggggagagggcaggcacgggttactgattgtggatgatcagccgtgatcacaatgaatggcggtgctggctcgaagggccaaatggcctcctgctgcacctattatctatgtttctatgtttaaaggaaggagattgagaacctcatgtcctggtgtcgagacaacaacctttctctcaaagtcacctgcacctcctccaacctcatctattgtacccgctgtcccagatgtcaacttctctacatcggcgagaccaaacgcaggctcggcgatcgtttcgctcaacaccttcgcccagTCCGTCTtcaccaacccgatctcccggtggctcagcacttcaactccccctcccactcccaatctgaccttcctgtcctgggcctcctccattgtcagagtgaggaccagcgcaaattggaggaacagcacctcatatttcgcttggacagcctacagcccagtggtacgaacattgacttctctaactttagatagctcctctgtccctctcctccctcccccttcccagttctcccactagtcttcctgtctgaggagggagggagggagtgccgcgctgtgaagaaagccaatggcatgttggccttcataacaagaggaattgagtataggagcaaagaggtccttctacagttgtaccgggccctggtgagaccgcacctggagtactgtgtgcagttttggtctccaaatttgaggaaggatattcttgctatggagggcgtgcagcgtaggttcactaggttaattcccggaatggcgggactgtcgtatgttgaaaggctggagcaattaggcttgtatacactggaatttagaaggatgaggggggatcttattgaaacatataagataattaggggattggacacattagaggcaggaaacatgttcccaatgttgggggagtccagaacaaggggccacagtttaagaataaggggtaggccatttagaacggagatgaggaagaactttttcagtcagagagtggtgaaggtgtggaattctctgcctcagaaggcagtggaggccagttcgttggatgctttcaagagagagctggatagagctcttaaggatagcggagtgagggggtatggggagaaggcaggaacggggtactgattgagagtgatcagccatgatcgtattgaatggcggtgcgtacaggttcgaagggctgaatggcctactcctgcacctattgtctattgtctaaccctgtCAAACATCCTAAAGCCAAACTTTGAATGATTAATCTGACATTAAACGCACCTTCATTTCCCGCTGCTTTGACATTGACTGCGGGATGCTCCCTCTCTCCACACCTACAGAGAGAAATTGTAAACggtgatcgtgcaaactccagacagacagcaaccatggtcaggatcgaagctgggtgccTGGGCGCCGTAAGGCATCAACTGTACCGCGGCGCTactgttagggttgccaactgtctcactcccaaataagggacaaggtgatgtcaccgccccgcgccccacgtgacctcgcccaccaatggcggccgcccgggccgggaggcgggttgccacgctacctccgtcaggcgaacacactcggccacgCTCCCCGAAcacgctccgttagcctacagtgtctgggcctacagcgtccgggcctacagcgtccgggcctacagcaaccgggcctacagcgaccgggcctacagcgaccgggcctacagcgaccgggcctacagcgaccgggcctacagcgaccgggcctacagcgaccgggcctgcagcgaccgggcctgcagcgtccgggcctgcagcgtccgggccggcagcgaccgggcctacagcgaacgggcctacagcgaccgggcctacagcgaccgggcctacaacgtacaggcctacagcgaccgggcctacagcgaccgggcctacagcgaccgggcctacagcgaccgggcctacagcgaccgggcctacagcgaccgggacaaaccaatttagcccaaaatacgggatgtcccgactaatacgggacagttggcaaccctaactgtggATGTTCAGGAACTGCTCACCTGTGTAAAAGTAGTTGATGTTGCCATAGACAGGATTGTCTTCCACCTCTTCCGACTTGAAGCTAAAGCTATGAAGAAAGGACACGATGCAAGCCACGTAAGtcaagtgatagaaacatagacaataggcacaggagtcggccattccgcccttcgagccagcaccgccattcaatatgatcatggccgatcatctacaatcagtaccccgttcctgctttctccccgtatcccttgattccgttagccccaagagctaaatctgactctctcttgaacacatccagtgaattggcctccactgtcttctgtggcagagaattccacagattcacaactctctgggtgaaaaagattttcctcatctcagtcctaaatggccgaccccttattcttagactgtgtgtgacccctagttctggactcccccaacatggggaacattttttctgcatctagcctgtccaatcccttaagaattgtatatgtttctgtaagatcccctctcatccttctaaattccagtgaatataattccagtcgatccattcttttatcatatgtcagtcctgccatcctgggaattggcctggtgaacctacgctgcacgccctccatagcaagaatgtccttcctcaaatttggagaccaaaactgcacacagtactccaggtgcggtctcaccagggcccggtacaactgtagaaggacctctttgctcctatactctactcctcttgttatgaaggccaacatgccattggctttcttcactgcctgctgtacctgcatgcttcctttcattgactgatgcactaggacacccagatctcgttgaactccccctcctcctaacttgacaccattcagataataatctgcctttctattcttacttccaaagtgaataacctcacacttatccacattaaactgcatctgccatgtatccgcccactcacacaacctgtccaagtcaccctgcagccttattgcatcttcctcacaattc
The nucleotide sequence above comes from Rhinoraja longicauda isolate Sanriku21f chromosome 39, sRhiLon1.1, whole genome shotgun sequence. Encoded proteins:
- the LOC144611032 gene encoding uncharacterized protein LOC144611032, whose protein sequence is MFAAVSNETQDCYGLHGLCCSSLMWVVCGAAGTLLLLSLSCNIIFCAQSYRRGNTSKFLPHFRRSFSFKSEEVEDNPVYGNINYFYTGVERGSIPQSMSKQREMKRQVCYAKLELPASRDRQGREQSNTQYTDILNMLAISQASEVSVGTRKDSGHSDLPSPTSNTQLLDLGSSDLYASVRLGRRADRGWREDYANKDSLKI